Proteins from a genomic interval of Scomber japonicus isolate fScoJap1 chromosome 10, fScoJap1.pri, whole genome shotgun sequence:
- the ethe1 gene encoding persulfide dioxygenase ETHE1, mitochondrial — translation MCSVMSSVKPVQRALAITLRLRTNTEASSYSAAHNRRVCPGVGAGEAPLRPLSRSYCSRMALQKGLLFRQLFETESSTYTYLLADTETKDAIIIDPVLETIDRDLKLIHQLGLNLKVAVNTHCHADHITSTGLMKKRLVGLKSAISKFSGASADIHLSEGDKITFGKHYLTAIETPGHTDGCMTLVSGDQSMAFTGDALLIRGCGRTDFQQGCPKRLYNSVHQKIFTLPDQCLVYPAHDYQGQTASTVGEERQFNPRLTKNLEEFVNIMNNLNLKKPAKIDISVPANLVCGIHEV, via the exons ATGTGTTCAGTAATGAGCAGTGTGAAGCCAGTTCAGCGGGCTCTGGCTATCACGCTTCGCCTCCGAACGAACACCGAGGCCTCGAGTTACTCTGCAGCCCACAACAGGCGCGTCTGTCCCGGCGTGGGTGCAGGCGAAGCCCCGCTACGACCTCTCAGCAGGTCGTACTGCTCCAGGATGGCGCTGCAGAAAGGACTGCTCTTCAGACAG CTGTTTGAGACGGAGAGCAGCACCTACACCTACCTGCTGGCTGACACAGAGACCAAAGATGCCATCATCATTGATCCTGTGCTGGAGACCATTGACAGGGACCTGAAGCTCATACATCAACTGGGTCTTAATCTAAAAGTAGCAG TAAACACCCACTGTCACGCGGACCACATCACAAGCACTGGGTTGATGAAGAAAAGATTGGTTGGGCTGAAAAGTGCCATCTCTAAATTCAGTGGTGCCTCTGCAGATATCCACCTGTCTGAGGGAGACAAGATCACATTCGGAAAACAT TATCTGACAGCGATAGAGACACCAGGACACACTGACGGTTGTATGACGCTGGTGTCAGGGGACCAGAGCATGGCTTTCACTGGGGATGCTTTGCTCATCAGAGGCTGTGGCAGGACAGACTTCCAGCAGG GCTGCCCTAAAAGGCTCTACAATTCAGTCCATCAGAAGATTTTTACCCTGCCTGACCAGTGCCTCGTCTACCCAGCACATGACTACCAAG GTCAGACGGCGTCTACGGTCGGTGAGGAGCGCCAGTTTAACCCGCGCTTGACCAAGAACCTGGAGGAGTTTGTGAACATCATGAACAATCTTAATCTCAAAAAGCCAGCTAAAATAG ATATTTCAGTGCCTGCTAATCTGGTTTGTGGAATACATGAAGTTTGA